A genomic window from Mesorhizobium sp. 131-2-1 includes:
- a CDS encoding DUF5682 family protein gives MTQAGISYFGIRHHGPGSAESLVKALQELQPVAVLIEGPVDASPLLPLLASAEMKPPVALLCYPEDDPASTSFWPFAEFSPEYQAALWAVANKAALRFIDLPSAARLAEKAPDGPEDTDAAEADVTEAQGEEASRIHDPIGTLARAAGYEDGESWWSDIIEQNPEPGPIFAAIADAMTTLRDGETSIGRFEAMREAHMRLEIAAARKEFEGPLAVVCGAWHVPALRAAHTQKSDQALLKGIGRRKTMMTFAPWTGPRLALGYGYGAGVVAPGWCKHLWQTRGEGDSSILWLARIAAVLRAKGHMISTASLIEAERLARALAAIRERPKPGFEELRDASISALFNGEALLWKMVEAELLLGADVGEIPPDTPLAPLIDDLQRNQRAARLKPEALERELSVDLRSESGLFRSTLLHRLNVLGVNWGRLTDVGRSRGTFRERWMLAWQPEYAVRLVENLVYGPTIEKAANGRLVQMIGAAPSLDTLATLVQSAITAALSEASAAGLAALEEKAAHSSECLELLASVPPLADIIRYGEARKTETERLAGLLERLIIEGSIALPYAARDLDAQAAAALMGALRKADEAIKLVEPGEDVVDAWRGGLAAVLESSRSTALVAGCAAHLLYEAGRLSAEGAANLLARRLSPGTPVIDAAAFFEGFFSGAGQKLIYDEGLRGAVDAWLASLDEKAFVAHLPLLRRVFSNLDSMERRRLIEAVLGKRASLPAGLTPAPDGGEAWRRHFGLLGKLLAGEPSHG, from the coding sequence ATGACGCAGGCCGGCATCAGCTATTTCGGCATTCGCCACCATGGACCAGGCTCCGCCGAGAGCCTGGTCAAGGCGTTGCAGGAATTGCAGCCTGTCGCGGTGCTGATCGAAGGGCCGGTGGATGCCTCGCCGCTGCTGCCGCTGCTTGCCAGCGCCGAGATGAAGCCGCCGGTGGCGCTGCTTTGCTATCCGGAGGACGATCCGGCCTCGACCAGCTTCTGGCCCTTCGCCGAATTCTCACCCGAATACCAGGCGGCCCTGTGGGCCGTCGCCAACAAGGCGGCGCTGCGCTTCATCGATCTTCCGTCCGCCGCGCGGCTGGCCGAGAAGGCGCCCGACGGCCCGGAAGACACCGATGCCGCCGAAGCAGACGTCACGGAAGCGCAGGGCGAAGAAGCCTCGCGGATTCACGATCCGATCGGCACCTTGGCGCGCGCCGCCGGCTATGAGGATGGCGAAAGCTGGTGGTCGGATATCATCGAGCAGAACCCCGAACCCGGCCCGATATTCGCGGCCATCGCCGACGCGATGACGACGCTGCGCGATGGCGAGACGTCGATCGGCAGGTTCGAGGCGATGCGCGAGGCGCATATGCGGCTGGAGATCGCCGCCGCGCGAAAGGAGTTCGAGGGGCCGCTGGCCGTCGTCTGCGGCGCGTGGCATGTGCCCGCTTTGCGGGCGGCGCACACGCAAAAGAGCGACCAGGCGCTGCTCAAGGGCATCGGCCGGCGTAAGACCATGATGACCTTCGCGCCGTGGACGGGGCCGCGCCTGGCGCTGGGCTACGGCTATGGCGCCGGCGTCGTCGCGCCAGGCTGGTGCAAGCATCTGTGGCAGACCCGCGGGGAGGGTGACTCCTCCATCCTGTGGCTCGCGCGTATCGCCGCGGTGCTTCGCGCCAAGGGCCACATGATTTCCACCGCATCGCTGATCGAGGCAGAGCGTCTGGCGCGCGCGCTCGCCGCCATCCGCGAACGGCCGAAGCCGGGCTTCGAGGAACTGCGCGACGCCTCGATTTCAGCCCTCTTCAACGGCGAGGCCCTGCTGTGGAAGATGGTCGAAGCCGAACTGCTGCTCGGCGCCGATGTAGGCGAAATTCCGCCCGACACGCCCCTTGCGCCGCTGATCGACGATCTGCAGCGGAATCAGAGGGCGGCGCGGCTGAAGCCCGAAGCGCTCGAGCGGGAACTTTCCGTCGACCTGCGCAGCGAGAGCGGGCTCTTCCGCTCGACGCTGCTGCACCGGCTGAACGTGCTTGGCGTCAACTGGGGCAGGCTGACCGATGTTGGCCGCAGCCGCGGCACTTTCCGAGAGCGGTGGATGCTGGCCTGGCAGCCCGAATATGCGGTTCGCCTGGTCGAGAACCTGGTCTACGGGCCGACCATCGAGAAAGCCGCGAATGGCCGCCTGGTCCAGATGATCGGCGCCGCCCCTTCGCTCGATACCCTGGCCACGCTGGTCCAGAGCGCGATTACGGCAGCGCTGAGCGAGGCATCGGCGGCTGGCCTTGCTGCCCTCGAGGAAAAGGCGGCACACAGCAGCGAGTGTTTGGAGCTCCTGGCCTCGGTGCCGCCGCTCGCCGACATCATTCGCTATGGCGAAGCGCGCAAGACCGAAACCGAGCGCCTTGCCGGCCTGCTGGAACGGCTGATCATCGAAGGCTCGATCGCGCTGCCTTACGCCGCGCGCGATCTCGACGCGCAGGCCGCAGCGGCGCTGATGGGCGCGCTGCGCAAGGCCGACGAGGCGATCAAGCTGGTGGAGCCGGGCGAGGATGTCGTGGATGCTTGGCGCGGCGGCCTGGCAGCCGTGCTCGAGTCGTCGCGCTCGACGGCGCTCGTTGCCGGTTGCGCCGCGCATCTGCTCTACGAGGCCGGGCGGCTGTCCGCAGAGGGCGCAGCCAACCTTTTGGCAAGGCGCCTGTCGCCTGGGACGCCGGTCATCGACGCGGCCGCCTTCTTCGAGGGCTTCTTCAGCGGCGCCGGTCAAAAACTGATCTATGACGAGGGGCTGCGTGGCGCCGTCGATGCGTGGCTGGCCTCACTCGACGAAAAGGCCTTCGTCGCCCATCTGCCCTTGCTGCGCCGCGTCTTCTCCAACCTCGACAGCATGGAGCGCCGGCGCCTGATCGAGGCCGTGCTGGGCAAAAGAGCGAGCCTGCCCGCCGGGCTGACGCCGGCGCCTGATGGTGGTGAGGCCTGGCGCAGGCATTTTGGTCTCCTCGGGAAGCTGCTCGCCGGGGAGCCCAGCCATGGATGA
- a CDS encoding VWA domain-containing protein has protein sequence MDDEPIGPDLAPTGDERERRWRLAIGADDETSSAMSAEDRRLSAALDALYGDGSGETAADQRKRRGGLGRSAPRVAQWMGDIRSFFPEQVVQVVQKDAFERLNLKQMLMEPEFLKAIEADVNLVADLISLRSAMPDKTKDIARSIISDIVAKLMQRLEQKTAEAIRGALDRSRRTNRPRQRDIDWPRTITANLRHYQPDHKTVVPERLVGFMRRQRRLIDLDEVVLCVDQSGSMASSVIYASIFAAVMASLPVVRTKLVCFDTAIVDLTEELSDPVEVLFGVQLGGGTDINQAVAYCAERIERPTKAHFILITDLYEGGNGQELLQRLAALVRSGVNVVVLLALTDQGRPGYDPAMAGSVASLGIPVFACTPDHFPDMMAAALRREDIASWAAGADIKLIRADSEALKAGE, from the coding sequence ATGGATGATGAACCGATCGGGCCGGACCTCGCTCCCACGGGAGACGAACGGGAACGCCGTTGGCGGCTGGCGATCGGCGCCGACGATGAAACATCATCGGCCATGTCGGCGGAGGATCGGCGGCTTTCGGCGGCGCTCGACGCGCTTTACGGCGACGGCAGCGGCGAAACGGCCGCCGACCAGCGCAAGCGGCGCGGTGGTCTCGGCCGCTCGGCGCCGCGTGTCGCGCAATGGATGGGCGATATCCGCTCGTTCTTTCCCGAACAGGTCGTCCAGGTCGTGCAGAAGGACGCATTCGAGCGGCTGAACCTGAAGCAGATGCTGATGGAGCCGGAATTCCTTAAGGCGATCGAGGCGGACGTCAATCTCGTCGCCGATCTGATCTCGCTGCGTTCGGCGATGCCGGACAAGACCAAGGACATCGCCCGCTCGATCATCTCCGACATCGTCGCCAAGCTGATGCAGCGCCTCGAGCAGAAGACCGCCGAGGCGATCCGCGGCGCGCTCGACCGGTCGCGGCGCACCAACCGGCCGCGGCAGCGCGACATCGACTGGCCGCGCACCATCACGGCGAACCTTCGCCATTATCAGCCGGACCACAAGACCGTCGTGCCGGAAAGGCTGGTCGGCTTCATGCGCCGCCAGCGCCGGCTGATCGATCTCGACGAAGTCGTCCTGTGCGTCGACCAGTCGGGCTCGATGGCAAGCTCGGTCATCTACGCTTCGATCTTCGCCGCCGTGATGGCTTCGCTGCCGGTGGTGCGCACCAAGCTGGTCTGCTTCGACACGGCGATCGTCGACCTGACGGAGGAGCTCAGCGATCCGGTCGAGGTGCTGTTCGGCGTCCAGCTTGGCGGCGGTACAGACATCAACCAGGCGGTCGCCTATTGCGCCGAGCGGATCGAACGGCCGACCAAGGCGCATTTCATTTTGATCACCGACCTCTACGAAGGCGGCAACGGCCAGGAGCTTCTGCAGCGGCTGGCCGCGCTGGTCCGCTCGGGCGTCAATGTCGTCGTGCTGCTGGCGCTGACCGATCAGGGCCGTCCCGGCTATGATCCCGCGATGGCCGGCTCGGTCGCTTCGCTCGGCATTCCGGTCTTTGCATGCACGCCGGATCATTTTCCCGACATGATGGCAGCGGCTCTGCGCCGGGAGGATATCGCCTCCTGGGCGGCGGGGGCCGATATCAAGCTGATCCGGGCCGACAGCGAAGCGCTCAAGGCGGGCGAGTAG
- a CDS encoding ABC transporter substrate-binding protein yields MHEKEKDLIDAFLRGQVDRRGLIRGLGAMGLAASTAGVLLNLGQTRALAADFDWQAHKGKTIKLLLNKHPYADAMIADLDNFKQLTGMDVVYDVFPEDVYFDKVTAALSASSSEYDAFMTGAYMTWTYGPAGWITDLNEWIKDPAKTNPKYAWDDFLPGVKNSCAWNGKPGGALGSEDAKQWCIPWGFEQNNITYNKAMFDKAGVKVPGSMDEMVAAAAKLTKDVGGGVYGIGVRGSRSWATIHPGFLSAYANFDQKDLNVSADGKLSAAMNTTESKAFHKQWVQMIQESGPKDWSTYTWYQVGTDLGAGASAMIFDADILGYFMNGGTNKMAGQLAFAGFKANPAAKAPTPNIWIWSLSMSNFSKDKDATWYFMQWASGLDHCLFGATKMDFVNPVRQSVWKDEMFREKLNKSYPGYVEMFDASAPGASIKFTAQPLFFDLTTEWAATLQKMVAKEVPVDEGLDKLAESINGQLKEAGLG; encoded by the coding sequence ATGCATGAGAAAGAAAAAGACCTGATCGACGCGTTCTTGCGTGGACAAGTCGACCGCCGTGGACTGATCAGGGGGCTGGGCGCCATGGGCCTTGCCGCAAGCACCGCTGGTGTTCTGCTCAATCTGGGCCAGACGCGCGCGCTCGCCGCCGATTTCGACTGGCAGGCGCACAAGGGCAAGACCATCAAGCTCTTGCTCAACAAGCATCCCTACGCTGATGCGATGATCGCCGACCTCGACAACTTCAAGCAGCTGACCGGCATGGACGTCGTCTATGACGTGTTCCCGGAGGACGTCTATTTCGACAAGGTCACCGCGGCGCTCTCGGCCAGCTCCTCCGAATACGACGCCTTCATGACCGGCGCGTACATGACCTGGACCTATGGCCCGGCCGGCTGGATCACCGACCTCAACGAATGGATCAAGGACCCGGCCAAGACCAATCCGAAATATGCCTGGGACGACTTCCTGCCCGGCGTCAAGAATTCCTGCGCCTGGAACGGCAAGCCGGGTGGGGCGCTGGGTTCGGAGGACGCCAAGCAGTGGTGCATTCCGTGGGGCTTCGAGCAGAACAACATCACCTATAACAAGGCGATGTTCGACAAGGCCGGCGTCAAGGTTCCCGGCAGCATGGACGAGATGGTGGCCGCGGCCGCCAAGCTCACCAAGGATGTCGGTGGCGGCGTCTACGGCATCGGCGTGCGTGGCTCGCGCTCCTGGGCGACGATCCATCCGGGCTTCCTGTCGGCCTACGCCAATTTCGACCAGAAGGACCTGAACGTGTCGGCCGACGGCAAGCTGTCCGCCGCAATGAACACCACCGAATCCAAGGCCTTCCACAAGCAGTGGGTGCAAATGATCCAGGAGAGCGGTCCGAAGGACTGGTCGACCTACACCTGGTACCAGGTCGGCACCGATCTCGGCGCCGGCGCCTCGGCGATGATCTTCGACGCCGACATCCTCGGCTACTTCATGAATGGCGGCACCAACAAGATGGCCGGCCAGCTCGCCTTCGCCGGCTTCAAGGCCAATCCGGCGGCCAAGGCTCCGACGCCCAACATCTGGATCTGGTCGCTGTCGATGTCCAACTTCTCCAAGGACAAGGACGCCACCTGGTACTTCATGCAGTGGGCCTCCGGGCTCGACCACTGCCTGTTCGGCGCCACCAAGATGGACTTCGTCAACCCGGTCCGGCAGTCGGTCTGGAAGGACGAGATGTTCCGTGAGAAGCTGAACAAGAGCTATCCGGGCTATGTCGAGATGTTCGACGCCTCGGCGCCCGGCGCCAGTATCAAGTTCACGGCGCAGCCGCTGTTCTTCGACCTCACCACCGAATGGGCGGCGACGCTGCAGAAGATGGTGGCCAAGGAAGTGCCGGTCGACGAAGGCCTCGACAAGCTGGCCGAAAGCATCAACGGCCAGCTCAAGGAAGCCGGGCTCGGCTGA
- a CDS encoding carbohydrate ABC transporter permease, with amino-acid sequence MEHTSLLERILRGAALTLVVIFFMFPIVWIFMMSFQTNETILRIPPQLIFEPTLANYTALITGKLVTAAGTLDIAFMRNLWNSVFLSVTSVALALVLGVPAAYAFARHKFRGSEDIAFTLLSFRFAPALLVLLPLTLYFQKLGLANTYIGLIWVYQLICLPLILWIVRGYFEDIPADIEYAYRIGGHSWFATFRKIALPLAGPGIAAAGLLAFIFAWNNFVFALVLASADKQPVTVGALAFITSSGIQYGQISAAIVLSITPTLALALYAQRYLVEGLSLGAVKG; translated from the coding sequence ATGGAGCACACCTCGCTTCTCGAACGCATCCTGCGCGGCGCAGCACTGACGCTGGTGGTGATCTTCTTCATGTTCCCGATCGTCTGGATCTTCATGATGTCGTTCCAGACCAACGAGACGATCCTGCGCATCCCGCCGCAGCTGATCTTCGAGCCGACGCTCGCCAACTACACGGCGCTGATCACCGGCAAGCTGGTGACGGCGGCCGGTACGCTCGACATCGCCTTCATGCGCAACCTCTGGAACTCGGTATTCCTGTCGGTGACCTCGGTCGCGCTGGCGCTCGTGCTCGGCGTGCCCGCGGCCTATGCCTTTGCCCGCCACAAGTTCCGCGGCTCGGAGGACATCGCCTTCACGTTGCTGTCGTTCCGCTTCGCGCCGGCGCTGCTGGTGCTTTTGCCGCTCACCCTGTATTTCCAGAAGCTCGGGCTCGCCAACACCTATATCGGGCTGATCTGGGTCTACCAGTTGATCTGCCTGCCGCTCATCCTGTGGATCGTGCGCGGCTATTTCGAGGACATTCCGGCCGACATCGAATACGCCTATCGCATCGGGGGCCATTCCTGGTTCGCCACCTTCCGCAAGATCGCGCTGCCGCTTGCCGGCCCCGGCATCGCCGCCGCCGGCCTGCTCGCCTTCATCTTCGCCTGGAACAATTTCGTCTTCGCGTTGGTGCTCGCCTCCGCCGACAAGCAGCCGGTGACGGTGGGCGCGCTCGCCTTCATCACCTCGTCCGGCATTCAATACGGCCAGATCTCGGCCGCGATCGTGCTGTCGATCACGCCGACGCTGGCGCTGGCGCTCTACGCGCAGCGCTATCTCGTCGAAGGCCTCTCGCTCGGCGCCGTGAAAGGGTAG
- a CDS encoding sugar-binding transcriptional regulator, translated as MVGLGNGLLRDDETSMAARAAWLHYAGGLTQAEVAKRLGLTSLKAHRLITKANQEGLVKVYIDGEISECVALEDELSGRYGLDYCEVVPDFDPEDLPLKALGIAGAQFLKREIERGEGTLIGVGHGRTLAACVEYLPRISADGIRFVSLLGGLTRKFSANPHDVIHRLAERTGAEAYVMPVPMFANTVEDRAVLLGQKGVSEVFDLAKSADLLLAGIGTAEQEASLVATGMIDKGEMEETRRNGAVGELLGHFFDEAGKPVATTVSSRALALAREDIANRRIVAVAGGKVKVRAIKSVLEGRYLKGLITDERTARSLVEQTPVG; from the coding sequence ATGGTTGGATTGGGCAACGGCCTCCTGCGCGACGATGAGACCAGCATGGCCGCCCGCGCCGCCTGGCTTCACTATGCCGGCGGCCTGACCCAGGCGGAGGTCGCCAAGCGGCTCGGGCTGACCAGCCTCAAGGCGCACCGCCTCATCACCAAGGCCAACCAGGAAGGGCTGGTTAAGGTCTATATCGACGGCGAGATTTCCGAATGCGTGGCGCTGGAGGACGAGCTGTCCGGCCGCTACGGTCTCGACTATTGCGAAGTGGTGCCGGACTTCGATCCGGAGGACCTGCCGCTCAAGGCGCTGGGCATCGCCGGCGCGCAATTCCTCAAGCGCGAGATCGAGCGCGGCGAGGGCACCCTCATCGGCGTTGGCCATGGCCGCACGCTTGCCGCCTGCGTCGAATACCTGCCGCGCATCTCGGCCGACGGAATCCGCTTCGTCTCGCTGCTCGGCGGCCTGACGCGCAAGTTCTCGGCCAATCCGCACGACGTCATCCACCGCCTTGCCGAGCGCACCGGCGCCGAAGCCTATGTCATGCCGGTGCCGATGTTCGCCAACACGGTCGAGGACCGCGCCGTGCTGCTCGGCCAGAAGGGCGTTAGCGAGGTCTTCGATCTCGCCAAGTCCGCCGACCTGCTGCTGGCCGGCATCGGCACGGCCGAGCAGGAAGCCTCGCTGGTCGCCACCGGCATGATCGACAAGGGCGAGATGGAGGAGACCCGCCGCAACGGCGCCGTCGGCGAACTGCTCGGCCATTTCTTCGATGAGGCCGGCAAGCCGGTGGCGACCACGGTTTCCAGCCGCGCCCTGGCGCTCGCCCGCGAGGACATTGCCAACCGCAGGATCGTCGCCGTCGCCGGCGGCAAGGTGAAGGTTCGCGCCATCAAGTCAGTGCTGGAGGGCCGGTATCTCAAGGGCCTGATAACCGACGAGCGGACGGCGCGATCGCTCGTGGAACAGACGCCGGTCGGGTAG
- a CDS encoding carbohydrate ABC transporter permease has protein sequence MTAATTIHRPSGFRISKRVLPYLLSLPALLVCIGILIPFLTSVVYSFQRYRLSQPWARQFNWGDNYISFFTDPKFWNTLEVSLLYAGITVVLELLLGLGIAMLLQKRSTLNNFISIMLLMPLMTAPALAALMWKLMTNPGFGVLSYLASLIGLQDFRWASSPSTALLTVVLVDIWVYTPFIMILLLAGLRSLPTQPFEAAALDGVPRSFVFFRITLPMLTPYILTATLFRLLDSIQQFDIIYAMTQGGPGDTLTVFQVEAYLNFFQSTNVGRSAALMIILWAITYFLSNIFIKNWLRLRERARGQA, from the coding sequence ATGACCGCGGCGACGACAATCCACAGACCCTCCGGCTTCAGGATCAGCAAGCGGGTGCTGCCCTATCTCCTCAGCCTGCCGGCGCTTCTGGTCTGCATCGGCATCCTGATCCCGTTCCTGACCTCGGTGGTCTATTCCTTCCAGCGTTACCGGCTGAGCCAGCCCTGGGCCAGGCAGTTCAACTGGGGCGACAACTACATCTCCTTCTTCACCGACCCGAAGTTCTGGAACACGCTTGAGGTGTCGCTGCTCTACGCCGGCATCACCGTCGTGCTCGAGCTGCTGCTCGGCCTCGGCATCGCCATGCTGTTGCAGAAGCGCTCGACGCTGAACAATTTCATCTCGATCATGCTGTTGATGCCGCTGATGACGGCGCCGGCGCTCGCCGCCTTGATGTGGAAGCTGATGACCAATCCGGGCTTCGGCGTGCTGAGCTATCTTGCCAGCCTCATCGGCTTGCAGGATTTCCGCTGGGCGTCCTCGCCGTCGACGGCGCTGCTCACCGTCGTGCTGGTCGACATCTGGGTCTACACACCCTTCATCATGATCCTTCTGCTCGCCGGCCTGCGCAGCCTGCCGACGCAGCCCTTCGAGGCGGCCGCGCTTGACGGCGTGCCGAGGAGCTTCGTCTTCTTCCGCATCACTTTGCCGATGCTGACGCCCTACATCCTGACGGCGACGCTGTTCCGCCTGCTCGATTCCATCCAGCAGTTCGACATCATCTACGCGATGACCCAGGGAGGGCCCGGCGACACGCTGACCGTGTTCCAGGTCGAGGCCTATCTCAACTTCTTCCAGTCGACCAATGTCGGCCGCTCGGCGGCGCTGATGATCATCCTGTGGGCGATCACCTATTTCCTCTCCAACATCTTCATCAAGAACTGGCTCCGGCTGCGCGAACGCGCCCGCGGCCAGGCATAG
- a CDS encoding ABC transporter ATP-binding protein yields MASLELRNVVKRYKSQTVLDNLSLTVADGETLVLFGPSGAGKTVLLRMVAGVIDPDEGKILIGGEDMTDVDAEFRGVGMAFQNFALFPHMTAFDNIATPLEARHSSQGTIKSGVESVAKLLKIDHVLSHKPRALSNGQKQRTALARALVGSPPLLLLDDPLRNVDAKLRFEMRLELPRLLHDRGATVVYVTQDYKEAMALGNRIAVMSQGVIRQLGTPEQIYGEPANVEIARLFGDPTINLLDVKPARDAKGIFVGLSNVQVHLAGAYEAAVGRDCIIGLRPEALSFVGEGTPGAVPVTVEAETPLNEKIVTLVRTVRGREILVSRPAGTPGQAEGKADIAVDGKSALLFDRASGERIGANKVVNLRSGEAA; encoded by the coding sequence ATGGCCAGCCTCGAACTCAGGAATGTCGTCAAGCGCTACAAGAGCCAGACAGTCCTCGACAATCTGTCGCTGACCGTCGCCGACGGCGAAACGCTGGTGCTGTTCGGACCTTCCGGCGCCGGCAAGACGGTGCTGCTGCGCATGGTCGCCGGCGTCATCGACCCCGACGAGGGCAAGATCCTGATCGGCGGCGAGGACATGACCGACGTCGACGCCGAATTCCGCGGCGTCGGCATGGCGTTCCAGAATTTCGCGCTGTTCCCGCATATGACCGCCTTCGACAACATCGCAACGCCGCTGGAGGCCAGGCATTCCTCGCAGGGTACGATCAAGTCCGGCGTCGAGAGCGTCGCCAAGCTGCTCAAGATCGACCATGTGCTGAGCCACAAGCCGCGCGCGCTGTCCAACGGCCAGAAGCAGCGCACCGCGCTTGCCCGCGCGCTGGTCGGTTCGCCGCCGCTGCTCCTGCTCGACGATCCCCTGCGCAACGTCGATGCCAAACTGCGCTTTGAGATGCGGCTCGAACTGCCGCGGCTCCTGCATGACCGCGGCGCGACCGTCGTCTACGTCACCCAGGACTACAAGGAGGCGATGGCGCTCGGCAACCGCATCGCGGTGATGTCGCAGGGCGTCATCCGGCAGCTCGGCACGCCCGAGCAGATCTATGGCGAGCCGGCCAACGTCGAGATCGCCAGGTTGTTCGGCGACCCGACCATCAACCTGCTCGACGTCAAGCCGGCCCGTGACGCCAAGGGCATCTTTGTCGGCCTGTCGAACGTCCAGGTTCATCTTGCCGGCGCCTATGAGGCGGCGGTCGGCCGCGACTGCATCATCGGTCTGCGGCCCGAGGCGCTGAGCTTCGTCGGCGAGGGCACGCCCGGCGCCGTTCCGGTGACGGTCGAGGCCGAGACTCCACTCAACGAAAAGATCGTCACTTTGGTGCGCACCGTGCGCGGCCGCGAAATCCTGGTCTCCCGCCCGGCTGGAACGCCGGGCCAGGCCGAGGGCAAGGCGGACATCGCCGTCGATGGCAAGAGCGCGCTGCTGTTCGATCGTGCGAGCGGCGAGCGCATCGGCGCCAACAAGGTCGTCAACTTGCGCAGCGGAGAAGCGGCATGA
- a CDS encoding ABC transporter ATP-binding protein, which produces MSATALTISGVDKFYGPIDRGVHAVKQLTMDIARGEIVALLGSSGCGKTSTLRMIAGFEEVSRGAISVAGRKVHTLAPVKRNVAMAFEGYSLYPPLTVRENMAFALKAARLSKSDVDAKVASIAKLLEIEDILERYPSSISGGQQQRASLGRALIRNADLHLLDEPMGQLEPQLRAVLRGRIKHFIKERGLTAILVTHDQTEANALADRIAVMEGGVLQQFDTPDMIKRRPANLFTGTFVGEPPMNVFEAFVGSAAGKISLRLPDGLSLDYDKDAFSGPVRDQLLARERVVIGVRPYAVRRSKDGVPATVSANQWLGDQTHIAADFAGGSLVLVEHDRTRLELGQPINVSIDPKNLHVFDQADGKAISHGMELA; this is translated from the coding sequence ATGAGCGCCACCGCCCTCACCATTTCCGGCGTCGACAAGTTCTACGGCCCGATCGACCGCGGCGTGCATGCGGTCAAGCAGCTGACGATGGACATCGCCAGGGGCGAGATCGTGGCGCTGCTCGGCTCGTCGGGCTGCGGCAAGACCTCGACGCTGCGCATGATCGCCGGCTTCGAGGAGGTCTCGCGCGGCGCGATCTCGGTCGCCGGCCGCAAGGTGCACACGCTGGCGCCGGTCAAGCGCAACGTGGCGATGGCCTTCGAGGGCTATTCGCTCTATCCGCCGCTCACCGTGCGCGAGAACATGGCCTTCGCGCTGAAGGCGGCCAGGCTTTCGAAGAGCGACGTCGACGCCAAGGTCGCCAGCATCGCCAAGCTGCTCGAGATCGAGGACATCCTCGAGCGCTATCCGAGTTCGATCTCCGGTGGCCAGCAGCAGCGCGCCAGCCTCGGCCGGGCGCTGATCCGCAATGCCGACCTGCATCTGCTCGACGAGCCGATGGGCCAGCTCGAGCCGCAGCTGCGCGCCGTGCTGCGCGGCCGCATCAAGCACTTCATCAAGGAGCGCGGCCTGACCGCGATCCTCGTCACCCATGACCAGACCGAGGCCAACGCGCTCGCCGACCGCATCGCGGTGATGGAGGGCGGCGTGCTGCAGCAGTTCGACACGCCCGACATGATCAAGCGGCGGCCGGCGAACCTGTTCACCGGCACCTTCGTCGGCGAGCCGCCGATGAATGTGTTCGAGGCCTTTGTCGGCTCGGCCGCCGGCAAAATCAGCCTGAGGCTCCCGGACGGCCTGTCGCTCGACTACGACAAGGACGCCTTCAGCGGCCCGGTGCGCGACCAGCTGCTTGCCCGCGAGCGCGTTGTCATCGGCGTCAGGCCTTATGCCGTGCGACGCTCGAAGGACGGCGTGCCGGCCACCGTCTCCGCCAATCAATGGCTCGGCGACCAGACGCATATTGCCGCCGATTTCGCTGGCGGCTCGCTGGTGCTGGTCGAGCACGACCGCACCCGCCTCGAGCTCGGCCAGCCGATCAATGTCAGCATCGATCCGAAGAACCTGCACGTCTTCGACCAGGCCGACGGCAAGGCGATTTCGCACGGGATGGAGCTTGCCTGA